A genome region from Alphaproteobacteria bacterium includes the following:
- a CDS encoding 30S ribosomal protein S12: MPTVNQLIRKGRQDKPTRNKVPALEASPQKRGVCTRVYTTTPKKPNSALRKVARVRLTNGFEVTSYIPGEGHNLQEHSVVMIRGGRVKDLPGVRYHIIRGTLDTQGVKDRKQRRSKYGAKRPK, from the coding sequence ATGCCGACGGTCAACCAGCTGATCCGCAAGGGGCGCCAAGACAAGCCGACGCGGAACAAGGTGCCGGCCCTTGAGGCCAGCCCGCAGAAGCGCGGGGTTTGCACCCGCGTCTATACGACGACCCCGAAGAAGCCGAACTCGGCGCTTCGTAAGGTTGCCCGCGTGCGTCTGACCAACGGTTTCGAGGTCACGAGCTACATCCCGGGCGAAGGCCACAACCTTCAAGAACACTCGGTCGTCATGATCCGCGGCGGCCGCGTCAAGGATTTGCCCGGCGTTCGCTATCACATCATCCGCGGCACCTTGGATACGCAAGGCGTCAAGGACCGCAAGCAGCGCCGTTCGAAGTACGGCGCCAAGCGTCCTAAGTAA